One Candidatus Dormiibacterota bacterium genomic window carries:
- a CDS encoding ABC transporter ATP-binding protein — MRGISKRFPGVIANDQIDFEVSQGEIHALLGENGAGKSTLSNILTGLYRPDEGEIQLHGKPVAFHSPRDAIEAGVGMVHQHFRLAASFTVAENLVLGHRDAADRGLLLEPRVVEGRIADLSQRYRMPVNPRARIWQLSVGEQQRVEILKALYRGARILILDEPTSQLTPQEADDLFQTLRLMAGEQRAVIFISHKLEEVMAVSNRVTVLRKGRAIGTVMTKDTNTRELARMMVGREVVFTQKKKGPAQAERQVALELRGVSATGDLGTPALREVNLTVHAGEIVGIAGVAGNGQRELAEVITGMRRRTAGKVIVTGRVTRGGDPLEPIKWGVAYVPDDRLGTGVAPSLSIADNLVLKAYRRPPISTHGVLHPGRIRANATDLMQRFNIGASTPHTPARQLSGGNIQKVLLARELSSGPLVLVASSPTSGLDVGATDTVRGLLVEAAGRGVGILLISEDLDEILALADRIAVLYDGRITGIVDRQHADVEQLGLMMAGAA; from the coding sequence ATGCGGGGGATCAGCAAGCGATTTCCCGGCGTCATCGCCAACGACCAGATCGACTTCGAAGTCTCACAGGGCGAGATTCACGCCCTGCTGGGCGAGAACGGCGCAGGAAAGTCCACGCTCTCAAACATCCTCACCGGGCTCTACCGGCCCGACGAGGGCGAGATCCAGCTTCACGGTAAGCCGGTAGCGTTTCACTCGCCGCGCGACGCAATCGAGGCCGGCGTTGGGATGGTCCACCAGCATTTCCGGCTGGCGGCCTCCTTCACCGTCGCCGAGAACCTGGTGCTGGGGCATCGCGACGCCGCGGACCGCGGACTCTTGCTGGAGCCTCGCGTGGTGGAAGGTCGCATTGCGGACCTTTCGCAGCGGTACCGGATGCCGGTCAACCCGCGTGCCCGGATCTGGCAGCTGTCGGTTGGTGAGCAGCAGCGGGTCGAGATCCTCAAGGCACTGTACCGCGGAGCCCGCATCCTAATCCTGGACGAGCCGACCTCGCAACTGACTCCCCAGGAGGCCGACGACCTATTCCAGACCCTTCGGTTGATGGCTGGCGAGCAGCGGGCCGTCATCTTCATCTCGCACAAATTGGAGGAAGTCATGGCGGTCTCGAATCGCGTGACGGTCCTTCGCAAAGGGCGGGCGATCGGTACCGTAATGACGAAGGACACGAACACCCGCGAGCTCGCGAGGATGATGGTCGGCCGGGAGGTCGTCTTCACCCAGAAGAAGAAAGGTCCGGCGCAGGCCGAGCGGCAGGTCGCCCTCGAGCTACGCGGCGTCAGCGCTACCGGTGACCTCGGCACGCCCGCGCTCCGTGAGGTCAACCTGACAGTGCACGCCGGTGAGATCGTCGGCATTGCGGGAGTGGCCGGCAATGGGCAGCGCGAGCTCGCCGAGGTGATCACGGGCATGCGGCGCCGGACCGCCGGGAAGGTCATCGTGACCGGCCGGGTGACGCGGGGCGGCGACCCGCTCGAGCCGATCAAGTGGGGCGTCGCCTATGTACCCGATGATCGCCTGGGAACCGGCGTGGCCCCCTCCCTCTCCATCGCCGACAACCTGGTCCTCAAGGCATATCGGCGACCGCCAATCTCGACGCATGGGGTGCTGCATCCAGGCCGGATCCGGGCAAACGCTACAGATCTCATGCAGCGGTTCAATATCGGCGCGTCCACCCCGCACACGCCGGCGCGTCAGCTCTCCGGCGGCAACATCCAGAAGGTCTTGCTCGCCCGCGAGCTCTCCAGCGGCCCACTGGTCCTGGTGGCCAGCTCGCCAACCAGCGGCCTGGACGTCGGCGCCACCGACACCGTGCGCGGTTTGCTAGTGGAGGCGGCCGGGCGGGGTGTCGGCATCCTTCTCATCAGCGAAGACCTCGACGAGATCCTGGCGCTGGCCGATCGGATCGCAGTGCTCTATGACGGGCGCATCACGGGCATCGTCGATCGTCAACACGCCGACGTGGAG